A stretch of Planococcus citri chromosome 5, ihPlaCitr1.1, whole genome shotgun sequence DNA encodes these proteins:
- the LOC135846566 gene encoding uncharacterized protein LOC135846566: MLFAFYLVANARVFCEAVLYHGSLRFLAMNPAVLVILWIRLSVTFGYPATLRDIQTISKIFGDTQVSKGIIDTFDQSLPQPATYTSPFNLIIRRIRGDDDDESSTSTSPAADDTPTLPPPQHQRIISIVRVSSTSVVKPKVIVNKSNEISVSVKSKHANNNNKTLVDKFESYVTPFVSLLRKNRLDVDEDVPKIATSSPSSLSVIDGRSSIAVVRQQSRNSVSSSITTSTTTSSTTIYDLHRESKSTFNDSSSDVDQDYVDDTTVRRIVLKKHTLGNRDALDESYDTQDDSSNDANDQEAAGAAPESALYNESEHSAEPERVYGEPERVYGEPEQVYGEPERVYGEPERVYGEPERTYGEPEKNYEESEKAYKPDDVVAEEPPENDFDKHDDSNDFKMPEGSSENPPPSSAPAQAQGQGPAPVPAPAPAKSYASYTTKLNDKKSSYIVDNGTYRKYRVEEKTPDGFIVGEYGMVSHQDGSLRGVRYTADSNINPSLIYETLVKFLSLK, from the coding sequence GTAATATTATGGATTCGACTGAGTGTTACGTTTGGTTATCCGGCAACATTACGAGACATACAAACGATATCGAAGATTTTTGGGGATACACAGGTATCCAAAGGTATTATCGATACATTTGATCAGTCTTTACCGCAGCCAGCCACTTATACTAGTCCGTTTAATTTAATTATCCGTCGAATAcgaggcgacgacgacgacgaaagcTCCACCTCAACATCGCCTGCAGCAGACGACACGCCGACACTGCCACCGCCACAACACCAGCGTATCATCTCCATAGTCAGAGTATCTTCAACGTCAGTCGTCAAGCCAAAAGTCATCGTCAACAAATCCAACGAAATATCCGTCAGCGTGAAATCGAAGCACGccaataacaataataaaaccCTCGTAGACAAATTCGAAAGCTACGTAACGCCTTTCGTATCACTTCTGCGAAAGAATCGTTTGGACGTTGACGAAGATGTGCCAAAAATCGCCACCTCATCACCCTCCAGTCTTTCTGTGATCGATGGTCGTTCGTCTATCGCTGTCGTTCGTCAACAATCTCGCAACAGTGTATCTTCTTCAATTACCACCAGTACCACTACTAGCAGCACTACCATATATGACCTCCATCGTGAATCCAAGTCCACTTTCAACGACTCCAGCAGCGATGTGGATCAAGACTACGTCGACGATACCACCGTACGACGTATAGTGTTGAAAAAACACACTCTAGGTAATCGGGACGCTTTGGATGAATCTTACGATACTCAAGATGACAGCAGTAACGACGCCAATGACCAAGAGGCCGCCGGAGCTGCACCTGAGTCAGCCCTTTACAACGAATCCGAGCATTCTGCTGAACCAGAACGAGTGTACGGTGAACCAGAACGAGTCTATGGTGAACCGGAACAAGTATACGGGGAACCTGAACGAGTATACGGTGAACCAGAACGAGTCTACGGAGAACCAGAACGAACGTACGGTGAACCAGAGAAAAACTACGAAGAATCTGAGAAAGCTTACAAACCGGACGACGTCGTAGCCGAAGAACCGCCCGAAAACGATTTCGACAAACACGACGACAGCAATGATTTCAAAATGCCAGAGGGCTCGTCTGAGAATCCGCCTCCTTCATCGGCGCCTGCTCAAGCTCAGGGCCAGGGTCCAGCTCCAGTTCCGGCTCCGGCTCCTGCCAAATCGTACGCTTCCTATACGACCAAATTAAACGATAAGAAATCCAGCTATATTGTCGACAATGGCACCTATCGTAAGTACCGAGTCGAAGAGAAAACCCCCGACGGATTTATCGTCGGCGAATACGGTATGGTCAGCCATCAGGACGGAAGTCTCAGAGGTGTTCGGTATACCGCCGATAGTAACATAAATCCGTCGCTTATTTACGAAACTTTAGTCAAATTTTTATCGCTCAAATAG